In the genome of Dermacentor variabilis isolate Ectoservices chromosome 5, ASM5094787v1, whole genome shotgun sequence, one region contains:
- the LOC142582526 gene encoding (3R)-3-hydroxyacyl-CoA dehydrogenase-like isoform X1 → MTAVVSVFTGRLALVTGGASGIGKAVCGALAAEGAIVVVADKQFDAAKEVSESLPGEAKHRAIYVDVGDASSVEQLFRDIRQVFSEPLSIVVNSAGILRKCSLVDCMDETFDDVIRVNLKGTFLVNRAASRDMLRSGTPLPDGGAAIVNVSSIEAKSGFWSSAVYSASKAGIVALTKSAAQELAGHGIRCNAVLPGWTDTPLAASSDEAVKAQALALMPIKRPAEPREIAEAIKFLCSPTASSYVNGAALEVTGGFCM, encoded by the exons ATGACTGCGGTAGTTTCGGTCTTCACCGGAAGGCTGGCCCTAGTTACGGGAGGCGCCAGCGGTATCGGCAAGGCAGTCTGCGGGGCGCTCGCCGCAGAAGGTGCAATTGTGGTGGTGGCCGACAAGCAGTTCGACGCAGCGAAGGAGGTATCAGAGTCGCTGCCAG GTGAGGCCAAGCATCGGGCCATTTATGTGGACGTTGGCGATGCTTCGTCCGTGGAGCAGCTCTTCAGGGACATCAGACAGGTATTCTCGGAGCCGCTCAGCATAGTCGTCAACTCGGCGGGAATTCTGCGGAAGTGTTCCCTCGTCGATTGTATGGACGAGACCTTCGATGACGTCATCAGGGTAAACCTGAAG GGCACCTTCCTGGTGAATCGTGCAGCTAGCCGTGACATGCTCCGATCTGGCACACCATTGCCCGATGGTGGCGCGGCCATCGTCAACGTATCCAGCATCGAGGCCAAAAGCGGCTTTTGGTCATCCGCCGTGTACTCCGCTTCCAAAGCCGGCATCGTGGCCCTCACCAAGTCGGCGGCGCAGGAGCTGGCGGGGCACGGCATCCGCTGCAACGCCGTGCTGCCCGGCTGGACGGACACTCCCCTGGCAGCAAGCAGCGACGAAGCTGTCAAAGCTCAGGCGCTGGCACTGATGCCTATCAAGAGGCCCGCTGAGCCCCGTGAGATCGCGGAGGCTATCAAATTCCTCTGCTCACCGACTGCCAGTTCCTATGTCAACGGCGCAGCTCTTGAAGTCACCGGAGGCTTCTGCATGTGA